The window TAATAAATGATTACATAAATACAGAAGAAAACTTTATCGGACCGTTTGGAGGAAAAGGGAGAGTTGAGTTGATTCAAGTAACCAACAATGTAACAGACAAGGGAATAAAGTTGGGGACCTATGGAATGATTAAAAATCCACAGGGATATTTTGTAGGAATTGCCGAAAATAATCAAAACTCGATATTAGAGTTTGGCTACACTTTTCAAAAACTCATATTATTTTTGACAGAGTTAGAAATTGGAACTTGCTGGATGGGAGGAACATTCAACCGAAATTCCTTTGAAAAGGAACTTCAGCTAGAGGAAGGGGAGTTCATTCCTTGCATAACACCCATAGGCTATCCAAATGATAAAAAACGGGTTTTGGATAAAGCACTCCGCTTCGTCGTAAAAGCAGACAATAAAAAGGCTTGGGAAAAGCTTTTTTATGATGCGAACTTTAAGGTTACTTTAGTAAAAGAGAAAGCAGGTAATTTTGAAATACCGATTGAAATGGTTAGACTTGGACCATCTGCTTCAAATAAACAGCCTTGGCGACTCGTGGTGTCTCCTGATCGGCAGGTTTGTCATTTTTATATAGAGCATACGCCAAATTATAGCGCAAAATTGGGATATGACATGCAAATACTAGATATGGGGATTGCCATGTGTCAGTTTGATTTAGCTTGTCAGGAAATAAATGTCGAGGGTCAATGGATAAAAGAGGATCCCAAAATTGGTCTCCCAAATGAACAGATGGAGTATATCGTTAGTTGGAAGATAATATGATTCTCCCTTTAGATGAAATGAATTTGATTATGAATATATATCAGAATGTGTGAAGATACTATCTTTGAATTAATTTCAAAGGAGGTATTAGGTATGCCAGGAAAAGCGAAACAACAGATTGACCAATGTATGTCAACAGTTCAAGGTACGGTGAGCACCTTACAACAAGCACTAGGTTCTGCAGAAAAACCAGATAATAAAAACAAGATACAACAAGCTATAAATTCACTAAATACCGCACAACAACAATTATCTGGGTATCAAGATTAGTCATTATTAAATAATTTTTTAATGAAAAGGCTGTGTTAAAGCACAATGTTTTTTTTGGCACAATGTTGATTGGAGTGGAAGGCGCGAGACTCCTGCGGGAGCAGTGGGACAGGTGAGACCCCGCAGGCGCTTTAGCGCCGAGGAGGCTCACCGCCCACCCCTAAGGTGCGCGAAGCGCCTGGAACGGAAATCAACATTCTAGTTTAACAGAGCCAATGGAAAAAAAAAGTTCCCTTCGGTTAAGGGAACTTTTTACTATAGTTGCTACAATTAGTTGGTAATCCCAGGTAGTACAGGTTTCGTAAAAATTGGTGGATTACCTCCTAATGATTTTAAGAAGGCTAACAAATCTTCTTTTTCTTGCTTTGTTAAATCTAAGGGAGACATAAAATTTTTCAAGTAAAAGCTCTTGTTTGGGTGTTCGCCGCCGCCGCGATTATAGTAATTAATGACCTCTTTTAGTGTGGCAATGCTTCCATCACGCATGTATGGTGCGGTGTGGGTTATCCCATATAAACCAGCTGTGCGAAATTTCCCCATATCTCCAATTTTTTTCGTTAAAGCAAACCTTCCCTCATCTTCACTATTTAGTCCAGTATTATAAAAGTTGTTGTCAGAGAGATTTGGGCCATTATGACATTTTGAGCAATAAGCCTTCCCAGAGAATAAACTTAAACCTCGAAGTTCCTGTTGGTTTAATGCTGTTGTGTCCCCTTGTAAAAATTGATCATAAGGTGTATCTTTTACAACGATTTGTCGTTCAAAAGCAGCTAAGGCTTTAGCAAGATTTTTTTCGGTTATTCCGTCATTAAAAGCGGCCAAAAAAAGGTCTTCGTAACCTGTTATGCC of the Bacillus sp. 1NLA3E genome contains:
- a CDS encoding cytochrome-c peroxidase — protein: MRKISLSILLLFFCVGLVGCSNKEEVSKQAKIDPNKLLETLQNDSPLVPLGDIPVPVDNPMTPEVVKLGQTLFFDPRLSGNNERSCATCHDSSLGYGDGRPTLKMYDGSDGARNSPTIINSGYYTSNFWDGRASSLEEQALGPIQNPNEMNQKLDELIQELKGITGYEDLFLAAFNDGITEKNLAKALAAFERQIVVKDTPYDQFLQGDTTALNQQELRGLSLFSGKAYCSKCHNGPNLSDNNFYNTGLNSEDEGRFALTKKIGDMGKFRTAGLYGITHTAPYMRDGSIATLKEVINYYNRGGGEHPNKSFYLKNFMSPLDLTKQEKEDLLAFLKSLGGNPPIFTKPVLPGITN
- a CDS encoding nitroreductase family protein gives rise to the protein MSIKKSVIEIMRKRQSIRTYDTQEITESHYKLINDYINTEENFIGPFGGKGRVELIQVTNNVTDKGIKLGTYGMIKNPQGYFVGIAENNQNSILEFGYTFQKLILFLTELEIGTCWMGGTFNRNSFEKELQLEEGEFIPCITPIGYPNDKKRVLDKALRFVVKADNKKAWEKLFYDANFKVTLVKEKAGNFEIPIEMVRLGPSASNKQPWRLVVSPDRQVCHFYIEHTPNYSAKLGYDMQILDMGIAMCQFDLACQEINVEGQWIKEDPKIGLPNEQMEYIVSWKII